Genomic segment of Prosthecobacter debontii:
GCAGTATTCGATCAAGTTTTGGCACGATCTCGAGGAGACCTACATCGAAGGAGAAATGGTGAAACTCTGGGTCTTTCAACCCAGCGGCATCTGCCAACCCCTCAAGCTGCATCTGCAAAGTCAAAGCGCGACCTTTGATGTGGAGTTTGGGGCTCTCACGGCCGACATCACCCGGGAGGTCATTGATCTCAAATGAAGACCTCGCCTAACAGATCACGGGAGCTTCGGTCTCCAGGGGGTTACATCCTTCTGGAGCTCATCATCGCCTTATCCATGTTTGCCATCGGGGTGTTGGGATTGGCCCGTGCGCTGAACACCTCCTTGGATGTAGCTAACATTCTGAATAAAGACCAGCGCGTGCGTATTGGGCTGCGCTCTTTTCTGGAAGAGATGCGGCGCAAACCTCTCGCTGAAATGGCTGGCACCATCACCGACGTGCCCACAGGGGTAACTTACACCAGCAGCATCGAACGTGTTGCCCTCACCACGACGCGTGGAGACACACTGAACGATCTCTACAACCTCAAGGTGGTGGCCACCTACACCGCAGGTAACGAACAACGCGAAGAAAGCGTGGACGTCTATGTTTACAAACCTGCCGACAAATAACCTCTCTCAGCCCCAAGACAGGCCGAGACATGGGCCTTCTCTTGCCACCAAGAGACCTGCCTTTACCTTGATGGAGGTGGTCATTGCATTGACCATCTTAGGGATGATCACAGGCACGCTGTTTGCCATCATTCAGGGCAGTGTCCGTGCCGCTTCACAGATCGGCCAGCTTCAACGGGAAAACGATGCCATCAATCGATTCCTGGATCTCTGCCGCAAGACTTTCACGACACTACCGGGAACGGCGACACTGACCCTGACAGCTTTGGATCCCAATACCCCAGGTTCATCCGCTCAAGAACTCACCATCAGCGGTTCAACGCATTGTTTTAGCTTTGGCACCCGTCCGATCACTTATGAGGACACCATCCTGGGATTGCGACCTGACCCGAATGGTGAAGTGGATCAAAACGGCTTACTCGTTCAATACCTCTGCCTTTCTCGCGAAGACCTCATTCCTGAAAGCGACAGTAATATCGCCCTGCGACAGGAAACGACCGGCCTAACGGCACCCGATGAACAAGGTCGCTATTGGATGCCGCTCTTGCCGGATGTGGTTCAGCTCAAGTGGCGCTTTTACAAAGAAGATGACGATACCTGGCTGGAGGAATGGTCCGATTCCGATTGGCCAGATCTCATCGAAGTCCAACTCGTCATGCGCGACCGCACCACCCCGATTCGCATGGTGTATAGCGTGCCCACACTGGAAATCGTCGCCGGGAACCCCGCCTCCAATTCCAGTAGCTCTAACAACAACACCTCTTCTGACTCCAATGCCCAAGGTGGCCAATCAGGAGGCGGCGGTGGCCAAGGGGGAGGACGAGGAACCCAAGGTGGGGGCCGTGGAGGTGATAATCAAGGCCGCGGTGGCAACGACTCGGGTGGCAGAGGTGGCAATGGCGGCCAAGGCAACGGCCAAACCGGAGGACGCGGAAACGGACAAGGTGGTGGAGGACCATCGGGAGGAGGCCGCAGCTCGGGCAGTGGCGGCGGGAACTTTAACGGAGGCTCTGGAGGTAGCCGAAATCCATGAAAATGATACCTTCCAAGCCCCTCGCCCCCCATCGGGGTTCGGCCCTCATGCTCATGGTCTGGGCGCTTGTGCTCATGTCGGTTACGGTCATGGGTTTGGTCCAGTATCTCAATTACAGCGTCGCCGAGGCCTCCCTGGCTGCTGCGGATTTTCGCGCGCTACATCTCGCTGAAAGTGGCCTCGCTGTCGGCCTGCATCCCAATTCCCGGCGGGGTGACAAAGTGCTGAAACAAAAGATCGGCACGGACAGCGGATTCGATGTGGTGATCAACTATGAAGGCGCTCGTATCCCCATCAACTTCATCACTGATGACCGCCTGCGTGAAGCGGTTTATGAACTTTTCGTTCGCTGGGGCTTGAATAGCGATGAAGCCAGCATCGCCAGTGATTCCCTGGCGGATTGGGTGGACCGGGATGATGAGGTGAGGAGCAACGGAGCCGAAACCGCCTTTTACGAAAGCCAAGGAGTCTATGAGATTCCCCGTCAGCAAGGGTTTATCAACGTGGATGAAATGCTGTTGGTT
This window contains:
- a CDS encoding type IV pilus modification PilV family protein, whose protein sequence is MKTSPNRSRELRSPGGYILLELIIALSMFAIGVLGLARALNTSLDVANILNKDQRVRIGLRSFLEEMRRKPLAEMAGTITDVPTGVTYTSSIERVALTTTRGDTLNDLYNLKVVATYTAGNEQREESVDVYVYKPADK
- a CDS encoding prepilin-type N-terminal cleavage/methylation domain-containing protein, producing MFTNLPTNNLSQPQDRPRHGPSLATKRPAFTLMEVVIALTILGMITGTLFAIIQGSVRAASQIGQLQRENDAINRFLDLCRKTFTTLPGTATLTLTALDPNTPGSSAQELTISGSTHCFSFGTRPITYEDTILGLRPDPNGEVDQNGLLVQYLCLSREDLIPESDSNIALRQETTGLTAPDEQGRYWMPLLPDVVQLKWRFYKEDDDTWLEEWSDSDWPDLIEVQLVMRDRTTPIRMVYSVPTLEIVAGNPASNSSSSNNNTSSDSNAQGGQSGGGGGQGGGRGTQGGGRGGDNQGRGGNDSGGRGGNGGQGNGQTGGRGNGQGGGGPSGGGRSSGSGGGNFNGGSGGSRNP
- a CDS encoding general secretion pathway protein GspK; this translates as MKMIPSKPLAPHRGSALMLMVWALVLMSVTVMGLVQYLNYSVAEASLAAADFRALHLAESGLAVGLHPNSRRGDKVLKQKIGTDSGFDVVINYEGARIPINFITDDRLREAVYELFVRWGLNSDEASIASDSLADWVDRDDEVRSNGAETAFYESQGVYEIPRQQGFINVDEMLLVRGMGIVDRLKPDWREFFSVYGNGTIDLRTAFKETLIAVAGASETDVANYISRRDGADGIPGTEDDQRISDGEAYRLLGLTGDRAKAMQSILTSDDDLRRITSTGYVGDKRAQIIVIARRGDDRSLTYLARIEE